In Dolichospermum flos-aquae CCAP 1403/13F, the following proteins share a genomic window:
- a CDS encoding COP23 domain-containing protein, whose amino-acid sequence MQQRFLTQVLPRLAAVTVSSLLTLGISLNEPSYARGNKFFCTQEENVPVTKVRGSRGAETFLRWVVKDFKNFPPQKRCQIVTAKLQRYYDQGKLFFTGRKKFNGYPVVCIANKEGAPCTVDNLLVTLKPGTDFEEVLVRMTDFRRGAGDSPINLSGCNLISYNDEGNIYIDVKKLLDNETCTDN is encoded by the coding sequence ATGCAGCAAAGGTTCTTGACTCAAGTTTTACCAAGACTAGCAGCCGTCACCGTATCTTCCCTTTTGACTTTAGGAATTTCTTTAAATGAACCAAGTTATGCCAGAGGTAACAAATTTTTCTGTACCCAAGAGGAAAATGTACCAGTTACCAAGGTTCGCGGTTCACGGGGTGCTGAGACTTTTCTGCGTTGGGTTGTCAAAGATTTTAAGAACTTCCCACCCCAGAAACGCTGTCAAATTGTTACCGCTAAATTACAACGTTATTATGATCAAGGTAAGTTGTTTTTTACTGGCAGAAAGAAGTTTAACGGCTATCCAGTTGTATGTATTGCCAATAAAGAAGGCGCACCTTGTACAGTCGATAATTTATTAGTCACCCTTAAACCGGGAACTGATTTTGAAGAAGTGCTGGTAAGAATGACCGATTTCCGTCGAGGTGCAGGTGATTCTCCAATTAATTTAAGTGGATGTAATCTGATCTCCTACAACGATGAAGGTAATATTTACATAGATGTGAAGAAATTGCTAGATAATGAAACCTGTACTGATAATTAG
- a CDS encoding S1 family peptidase: MSNRNWYWFRSKIIYTLGLVICLGGVSLAISRQQSISSNCNISECPIPTSSQSEPTLTVEQIQQLVQNITVKISTKQLPQTLLGSGTLLKKTDNIYTVITNAHVLRAAKPPYQIHTVDGSIYNAAVLTKAKFTQEDLAVLQFSSHNVVYTGAKLGNTSTLQVGEQVFVGGFISRGTADDIPESEVKTVKNSWYSFVFTAGEVSILLTKPLVGGYQIGYTNDVRKGMSGAPLLNIKGEVIGINSLHKNPLWDSSEVYQDGSQPEPQVEKLIIDSSMAIPINQQVLLRHLESN; this comes from the coding sequence ATGTCAAACAGGAATTGGTATTGGTTTAGAAGTAAAATTATTTATACTCTAGGATTAGTGATCTGTCTTGGTGGTGTTTCCCTAGCAATATCAAGACAGCAAAGCATTTCTAGTAATTGCAATATTTCTGAATGTCCAATACCAACATCCTCTCAGTCTGAACCTACCCTAACTGTAGAGCAAATACAACAATTAGTACAAAATATAACAGTAAAAATATCAACCAAGCAATTACCCCAAACCTTACTTGGTTCAGGCACTTTACTAAAAAAAACAGACAATATTTATACAGTTATTACTAATGCTCATGTCTTAAGAGCCGCTAAACCACCCTATCAAATTCACACCGTTGATGGATCTATTTACAATGCTGCGGTCTTAACCAAGGCGAAATTTACCCAAGAGGATTTAGCTGTTTTGCAGTTTTCCAGTCATAATGTAGTTTATACAGGAGCTAAGTTAGGAAATACCTCTACGCTGCAAGTTGGGGAGCAGGTATTTGTGGGAGGATTTATATCCAGAGGAACTGCTGATGATATTCCTGAGTCAGAGGTGAAAACAGTCAAAAATAGCTGGTATAGCTTTGTGTTTACTGCTGGTGAGGTTTCCATTTTACTGACTAAGCCTTTAGTGGGAGGTTATCAGATTGGCTATACTAATGATGTTCGTAAAGGGATGAGTGGCGCACCATTGTTAAATATAAAGGGTGAAGTTATCGGTATCAATAGTTTACATAAAAACCCACTGTGGGATAGTTCGGAAGTATATCAAGATGGTTCTCAACCAGAACCACAAGTAGAAAAACTTATTATAGATTCTAGTATGGCTATACCTATTAATCAACAGGTTTTACTACGTCATTTGGAGAGTAACTGA
- a CDS encoding trypsin-like peptidase domain-containing protein produces MRFGRILSSVLLTTTIAIFPVNGIAALSSQEVYVIAEKITVRIDGTKSGSGIIIKRKTNSQSSAYTYTILTNWHVVNLEGNYTVQIYNGRQYTFNHRQVKQLGDVDLAEFTFTSNQYYELAEMGDSDQITGGEPIYVGGFPELAVGLTERKFDFDSGLITGPPQKPNQDGYTLRLGTKVLKGKSGGPILDENGKLVGIYGQSSKNINNRDTDTIPLGIALKTYLQLTGTRINPSPAVTKVPSRTTTKNPPQPVTKISSPPVTKVPSVPFTLAKTLPGDFFLVTAIALSPKGEILASGSKNGSIELWNIATGSKIRTLQGHSDRIESLAFSPDGKTLASGSNDETIKLWNVATGTEIGSLQGSFFSVYSVTFSPNGKTLASGSSDGTIKLWDVSTTKEILTLPGHTTKVSAVAFSPDGKILASGSDDRIIKLWNVATGGEILTFDGHSDRVGSVAFSPDGRILASGSDDNTIKLWNVATGTEIRTLTGHSNRVGSVAFSPNGQILASGSDDNTIKLWNVATGTQIHTLTGYADTVDSVIFSSDGKTLASASRESNIKVWRVSE; encoded by the coding sequence ATGAGGTTTGGCCGTATCCTATCATCAGTCTTACTGACTACAACAATTGCCATCTTTCCGGTGAATGGTATAGCAGCATTATCAAGTCAAGAAGTTTATGTTATTGCCGAAAAAATAACAGTTCGTATTGATGGTACTAAGTCTGGTTCTGGTATTATCATCAAACGCAAAACTAATAGTCAAAGTTCAGCTTATACTTATACAATTTTGACTAACTGGCACGTTGTTAATTTAGAAGGTAACTATACAGTCCAAATATACAATGGTAGACAATATACCTTTAACCACCGACAAGTAAAACAATTGGGAGATGTGGATTTAGCAGAGTTTACCTTTACCAGTAATCAATATTATGAATTAGCAGAAATGGGAGATTCTGACCAAATTACTGGGGGAGAACCTATTTATGTAGGTGGATTTCCAGAACTAGCTGTTGGACTGACTGAACGTAAATTTGACTTTGACTCAGGGTTGATTACTGGACCACCACAAAAACCAAATCAAGACGGTTATACTTTGCGGTTAGGTACTAAGGTTCTCAAGGGCAAAAGTGGTGGACCAATACTTGATGAAAATGGCAAGTTAGTTGGTATTTACGGTCAGTCGTCCAAAAATATTAATAATCGTGATACTGATACTATTCCATTAGGTATTGCGTTGAAGACTTATTTACAACTTACTGGGACACGGATAAATCCCAGTCCAGCAGTTACGAAAGTTCCCAGTCGAACTACCACCAAAAATCCTCCTCAACCAGTTACTAAAATTTCCAGTCCACCAGTTACAAAAGTTCCTAGCGTTCCTTTCACCCTAGCGAAAACCCTACCTGGAGATTTTTTCTTGGTAACAGCTATTGCTTTGAGTCCCAAGGGCGAAATTCTCGCTAGTGGCAGTAAGAATGGAAGTATTGAACTATGGAATATAGCTACAGGAAGCAAAATCCGCACTCTTCAAGGACACTCCGACCGAATTGAGTCGCTTGCTTTCAGTCCAGATGGTAAAACCTTGGCTAGTGGCAGTAATGACGAGACGATTAAACTGTGGAATGTCGCTACAGGAACGGAAATTGGCAGCCTTCAAGGAAGTTTTTTCTCGGTTTATTCTGTCACTTTCAGTCCAAATGGTAAAACCTTGGCTAGTGGCAGTAGTGATGGGACTATCAAGTTGTGGGATGTGTCCACAACCAAGGAAATACTCACTCTGCCAGGGCATACTACTAAGGTTAGTGCTGTGGCCTTTAGTCCCGATGGCAAAATTTTGGCTAGTGGCAGTGATGACAGGATAATTAAACTATGGAACGTGGCAACAGGTGGAGAAATTCTGACTTTTGACGGACATTCTGATCGGGTTGGTTCTGTGGCTTTCAGTCCCGATGGGAGAATTTTAGCCAGTGGCAGTGATGACAATACAATTAAACTATGGAATGTAGCCACAGGAACGGAAATCCGCACTCTCACAGGTCACTCTAACCGAGTTGGTTCTGTGGCTTTTAGTCCCAATGGGCAAATTTTGGCTAGTGGCAGTGATGACAATACAATTAAATTGTGGAATGTGGCAACGGGAACACAAATCCACACTTTGACAGGTTATGCTGACACCGTTGATTCTGTTATTTTTAGTTCAGACGGCAAAACTCTAGCTAGTGCGAGTAGAGAAAGTAATATTAAAGTTTGGCGGGTGTCTGAGTAG
- a CDS encoding serine/threonine-protein kinase produces the protein MTNEITVGQIIGGRFQIVEELGSGGFGVTFKAQDTKTQGNPVCVVKQFKPVDPTNWKKGLELFEREAENLKHLGDHDQIPTYFDYFTENQEFYLVQEYIKGHALSQELTLGKQLSETDVIELLRDILGVLSFVHQNDLIHRDIKPENILRRESDGKIVLIDFGAVKEIPTLLITPPAQPRVVTNIYSHGYAPKEQQDGKPPQFSFDIYAVGVIAIQALTGINPSVISLPIDPETEEIVWLDHAPHVSTKLAKIIDKMVRRNHKERYPSAIEALAAVNELLFVTPATTTGTTTGTTTGTTQKIPPLTTKIPQNIFLVAGVGVVAVITLVIFWLKSQIIHPQPNFLSYPYQDTNTKYPENWTPQKPPGEFGGELINFLPENIHSENSCFPVFTVNREEFGEKILSLNEFKAKTITKIKANNSYSNLKDETTPETTLSEFPAYKLAYFFQDNECKFRVLEISTVRKGNGYYLTFRATEKEFEQYLGTVEAMIKLFKINDAK, from the coding sequence ATGACAAACGAAATTACTGTAGGTCAAATTATTGGTGGACGTTTCCAAATTGTTGAAGAACTCGGTAGCGGTGGATTTGGAGTTACCTTCAAAGCGCAGGATACAAAAACACAAGGAAATCCTGTTTGTGTTGTTAAGCAGTTTAAACCTGTAGATCCAACGAACTGGAAAAAAGGCTTAGAATTATTTGAACGGGAAGCAGAAAACCTGAAACACTTAGGTGATCATGACCAAATTCCTACATATTTTGATTACTTTACGGAAAATCAAGAGTTTTATTTAGTACAAGAATACATTAAAGGTCACGCCCTCAGTCAGGAGTTAACACTCGGTAAACAACTCAGTGAAACTGACGTAATTGAGCTTTTACGGGATATTTTAGGAGTTTTAAGCTTCGTTCACCAAAATGATTTAATTCACAGGGATATCAAACCTGAGAATATTCTGAGACGTGAATCTGATGGGAAAATAGTTTTAATTGACTTTGGAGCAGTTAAAGAAATCCCTACACTATTAATTACTCCACCAGCACAACCACGAGTTGTTACTAATATATATAGTCATGGTTATGCACCCAAAGAACAACAAGATGGTAAACCACCACAATTTAGTTTTGATATCTATGCAGTTGGTGTCATTGCTATCCAAGCCTTAACAGGTATAAATCCATCTGTTATATCATTACCTATTGACCCTGAAACAGAGGAAATTGTTTGGCTAGATCACGCTCCTCATGTTAGCACAAAATTAGCTAAGATTATTGATAAAATGGTGCGCCGGAATCACAAGGAGCGTTATCCATCAGCAATAGAAGCATTAGCAGCAGTTAACGAACTCCTCTTTGTAACACCAGCAACAACTACAGGAACAACTACAGGAACAACTACAGGAACAACGCAAAAAATACCACCACTAACCACAAAAATTCCTCAGAACATATTCTTAGTTGCGGGAGTAGGAGTAGTTGCGGTTATTACCCTTGTGATTTTCTGGCTAAAATCTCAAATAATACATCCTCAACCCAACTTTTTATCTTATCCATATCAGGACACCAATACTAAATATCCTGAGAACTGGACTCCCCAAAAACCACCAGGGGAATTTGGCGGTGAATTAATCAACTTTTTACCCGAAAATATCCATTCTGAGAATTCCTGTTTTCCAGTATTTACAGTTAATAGGGAGGAATTTGGCGAAAAAATTCTCTCTCTCAATGAATTTAAAGCCAAAACTATAACAAAAATCAAAGCTAATAATTCATATTCAAACCTTAAAGACGAAACTACACCAGAAACAACTTTATCTGAATTTCCAGCCTACAAACTCGCTTATTTTTTTCAAGATAATGAATGTAAATTTCGAGTTTTAGAAATTAGCACAGTCAGAAAAGGTAATGGTTACTATCTTACCTTCAGGGCGACAGAAAAAGAATTTGAGCAATACTTAGGAACGGTAGAAGCAATGATTAAGTTATTTAAAATAAATGACGCTAAATAA